One Pasteurella dagmatis DNA segment encodes these proteins:
- a CDS encoding autotransporter domain-containing protein: protein MKLNQISFALLCAISTSAFAQDVVVFGDSLSDVGQKDWNKKATYFKTDRTLNLLYGEHLANALGSNLKASSQGGTNYAYSGGVIVGSNNKNISKQPNLDLSTQVKAYLNSNVKKEALHVIWAGGNDLATVLAEAMTKTEAERQTYVMQSIQQMAQTMAQQWAMLQQAGVNTVIAPTIPNVTYTPEFFDKLGEAAGKQINVMSKNVLDASYFTNAFKKAVQNILEQPSHNTTDFNELRLNTLSESTKGFYDALGWWKYPLIIAGYNEEFMLKTLTEQYQNVLQQAALATTLLNASITSALNQAGGSVVRIDTDAFLKDMIERPTVYGLTNTTGVACKESIPTTKGSDCIPEDQKSADGKLFADSFHPGPVAHKAMSDYILNVLNAPKEMGALTIMAQYQSDVALDFARTESNRNRLSKQAEQTVDTIVSYQKVQGGDNLHVGVKVQFNPQWQLSALVSHQEQKVQEGQTNIRAKSRALSTSLRYDAEQWWLGSSLQVNNSRFKTNRTNFIGRSTHLQTAEPTSQSLSMGLFGGYELKWDKYSFALIGDISKTKTALDAFGTNEAGLMKMQFAERHVHSLKTGTGVSFSYKGDSLQPYLMTRFVKEWNKDLASVQTGFNGSRFITKLAPEDKSWVNVQAGLQWKPLNTGFYTNIGLSKDLGYKHNLSKTNFHAGVGLEF, encoded by the coding sequence ATGAAGTTAAATCAGATTTCTTTTGCGTTATTGTGTGCAATTAGCACTTCCGCTTTTGCTCAGGATGTCGTAGTTTTTGGGGATAGTTTGAGTGATGTGGGTCAAAAAGATTGGAATAAAAAAGCAACTTATTTTAAAACAGACCGCACTTTAAATTTACTTTATGGTGAACATTTAGCAAACGCATTAGGTAGTAACTTAAAAGCATCTTCACAAGGTGGCACAAACTATGCATATAGTGGTGGAGTGATTGTTGGTTCAAATAATAAGAATATTTCAAAACAGCCAAATTTAGATCTTTCTACACAAGTGAAAGCCTATTTAAATAGTAATGTGAAAAAAGAAGCATTGCACGTAATATGGGCAGGTGGTAATGATTTAGCGACAGTATTGGCTGAGGCAATGACTAAAACTGAAGCTGAAAGACAAACCTATGTGATGCAAAGTATTCAGCAAATGGCACAAACAATGGCACAACAATGGGCTATGTTACAGCAAGCTGGCGTTAATACTGTTATCGCACCAACGATCCCCAATGTGACTTATACACCAGAGTTTTTTGATAAACTGGGTGAAGCTGCAGGAAAGCAAATTAATGTAATGTCTAAAAATGTTTTGGATGCTTCTTATTTTACTAATGCTTTCAAGAAAGCAGTTCAAAATATTTTAGAGCAACCGAGCCATAATACGACAGATTTTAATGAGCTTCGCTTAAATACATTGAGCGAAAGTACAAAAGGTTTTTATGATGCACTTGGTTGGTGGAAATATCCATTAATCATTGCTGGTTACAACGAAGAATTTATGCTCAAAACACTAACTGAGCAGTATCAAAATGTTCTACAGCAAGCGGCACTTGCTACAACATTACTGAATGCAAGTATCACAAGCGCCTTAAATCAAGCGGGGGGCAGTGTAGTTCGTATTGATACAGATGCCTTCTTAAAAGATATGATTGAACGTCCTACAGTATATGGTTTAACGAATACAACAGGTGTTGCTTGTAAAGAAAGTATTCCTACTACTAAAGGTTCTGATTGTATTCCTGAGGATCAAAAATCTGCAGATGGTAAGCTTTTTGCAGACAGTTTCCACCCCGGTCCAGTAGCTCACAAAGCAATGTCAGATTATATTCTAAATGTATTAAATGCACCAAAAGAAATGGGGGCATTAACAATAATGGCACAATATCAATCTGATGTTGCATTGGATTTTGCACGCACTGAAAGTAATCGTAACCGTTTAAGTAAACAAGCAGAACAAACAGTTGACACAATTGTTTCTTATCAAAAAGTACAAGGTGGTGATAATTTACACGTTGGTGTAAAAGTGCAATTTAATCCACAATGGCAGCTTTCTGCTTTAGTGAGTCATCAAGAGCAAAAGGTACAAGAAGGGCAAACGAATATTCGCGCTAAAAGTCGCGCTTTAAGTACATCGTTACGCTATGATGCAGAACAATGGTGGTTAGGTAGCTCATTACAAGTCAATAACTCGCGTTTTAAAACAAACAGAACTAATTTTATTGGTCGCTCAACGCATTTACAAACCGCAGAACCAACTTCGCAAAGTTTAAGTATGGGACTCTTTGGTGGTTATGAGCTGAAGTGGGACAAATACTCATTTGCTCTGATTGGTGATATTAGCAAAACCAAAACTGCACTTGATGCTTTTGGCACAAATGAAGCTGGTCTAATGAAAATGCAATTTGCAGAACGTCATGTACACAGTTTAAAAACAGGTACTGGCGTGAGCTTTAGCTATAAAGGTGACAGTCTCCAACCTTATTTGATGACACGCTTTGTAAAAGAGTGGAATAAAGATCTTGCATCTGTACAAACTGGTTTTAACGGCAGCCGATTTATTACCAAGTTAGCGCCAGAGGATAAATCTTGGGTTAATGTTCAAGCAGGCTTACAGTGGAAACCATTAAATACTGGTTTTTATACCAACATTGGTCTAAGCAAAGATTTAGGTTACAAGCACAATTTATCTAAGACGAATTTCCACGCGGGTGTTGGTTTAGAATTTTAA
- the pflA gene encoding pyruvate formate lyase 1-activating protein, giving the protein MTTVGRIHSYESCGTVDGPGIRFILFMQGCLMRCKYCHNRDTWDLHGGREITVEELMKEVVTYRHFMNASGGGVTASGGEAVLQAEFVRDWFKACKDVGIHTCLDTNGFVRNYDHVIDELIDVTDLVLLDLKQLNDKIHQNLIGVPNKRTLEFAQYLAKRNQPVWIRYVVVPGYTDADEDIHLLGNFIKDMKNIEKVELLPYHRLGAHKWEAMGEKYELENVSPPTKESLEHIKSILEGYGHIVKY; this is encoded by the coding sequence ATGACAACAGTGGGACGAATTCATTCTTACGAATCTTGTGGAACTGTAGATGGACCAGGGATTCGTTTTATTTTATTTATGCAAGGCTGTCTAATGCGCTGCAAATATTGCCATAACCGTGATACTTGGGATTTACATGGTGGCAGAGAAATTACAGTTGAAGAATTGATGAAAGAAGTGGTTACTTACCGTCATTTTATGAATGCATCAGGTGGTGGAGTTACAGCATCAGGTGGTGAAGCTGTATTACAGGCAGAATTCGTTCGTGATTGGTTCAAAGCGTGTAAAGATGTAGGTATTCATACTTGTTTAGATACAAACGGCTTTGTGCGTAACTATGATCACGTTATTGATGAGTTAATTGATGTTACCGATCTTGTTTTACTCGATCTCAAGCAATTGAATGATAAAATTCACCAAAATTTAATTGGTGTGCCAAACAAACGTACACTCGAGTTTGCACAATATTTAGCAAAACGCAATCAACCTGTTTGGATTCGTTATGTTGTTGTGCCTGGCTATACCGATGCAGATGAAGATATCCATTTGTTAGGTAATTTCATTAAAGATATGAAAAATATAGAGAAAGTAGAGTTGTTACCTTATCACCGTTTAGGTGCGCACAAGTGGGAAGCAATGGGAGAGAAATATGAACTTGAAAATGTTTCTCCACCAACAAAGGAGTCTTTAGAACATATTAAATCGATCCTTGAAGGATATGGACATATTGTTAAGTATTAA
- the tadA gene encoding tRNA adenosine(34) deaminase TadA — MFEVKVRSDLDEKWMRYALELADKAEQLGEIPVGAVLVDEEGNVLGEGWNLSIIESDPTAHAEIVALRQGGKTLQNYRLVNTTLYVTLEPCTMCAGAILHSRIKRLVFGASDYKTGAVGSRFHFFDDYKMNHTVEITAGVLQDECSQKLSVFFQKRRQQKKIQQKLRMAEIAPVE; from the coding sequence ATATTTGAGGTAAAAGTGCGGTCAGATTTAGACGAAAAATGGATGCGTTATGCCCTTGAATTGGCAGACAAAGCAGAACAGTTAGGCGAGATCCCTGTGGGTGCTGTGTTAGTCGATGAAGAAGGTAATGTTCTTGGCGAAGGTTGGAATTTATCTATTATCGAATCTGACCCCACCGCACACGCTGAAATCGTCGCATTACGTCAAGGCGGTAAAACATTACAAAACTACCGCCTTGTCAACACCACTCTCTATGTTACCCTTGAGCCTTGTACAATGTGCGCTGGAGCGATTTTACACAGTCGCATAAAGCGCCTAGTATTTGGTGCATCCGATTATAAAACAGGTGCGGTTGGGTCACGTTTCCATTTTTTTGATGATTATAAAATGAATCATACTGTTGAAATCACAGCCGGTGTACTGCAAGATGAATGTAGCCAAAAACTCAGTGTATTTTTTCAAAAACGACGCCAGCAGAAAAAAATACAACAGAAACTCAGAATGGCTGAAATAGCTCCAGTAGAATAA
- a CDS encoding thymidylate synthase translates to MKQYLELCQRIVDEGVWIENKRTGKRCLTVIDADLTYDVANNQFPLITTRKSYWKAAIAEFLGYIRGYDNAADFRKLGTKTWDANANDNEAWLNNPHRKGTDDMGRVYGVQGRAWRKPNGETIDQLRKVVNNLNKGIDDRGEIITFLNPGEFDLGCLRPCMHTHTFSLLGDTLYLTSYQRSCDVPLGLNFNQIQVFTFLALMAQITGKKPGKAYHKIINAHIYEDQLELMKNVQLKREPFPLPQLEINPDIKTLEDLETWVTMDDFKVTGYQCHEPIKYPFSV, encoded by the coding sequence ATGAAACAATATTTAGAGCTGTGCCAACGTATCGTTGATGAAGGTGTTTGGATTGAAAATAAACGTACTGGCAAACGCTGTTTGACGGTAATCGATGCCGATCTGACTTATGATGTTGCAAATAACCAATTTCCCCTTATTACTACTCGTAAAAGCTATTGGAAAGCTGCAATTGCTGAATTTTTAGGCTATATTCGTGGATATGATAATGCAGCAGATTTCCGCAAGCTTGGAACCAAAACATGGGATGCTAATGCGAATGACAACGAGGCTTGGTTAAACAATCCGCATCGCAAAGGCACTGATGATATGGGCCGTGTTTACGGTGTACAAGGTCGTGCTTGGCGTAAACCAAATGGTGAAACTATCGATCAACTACGAAAAGTTGTGAATAATTTAAATAAAGGAATTGATGATCGTGGAGAAATTATAACGTTCTTAAACCCTGGTGAATTTGATCTTGGTTGTTTACGTCCTTGTATGCACACTCATACTTTCTCATTATTGGGCGATACCCTTTATCTAACAAGCTACCAACGCTCTTGTGATGTGCCACTTGGTCTTAACTTTAACCAAATTCAAGTGTTCACATTCCTAGCGTTAATGGCGCAAATTACAGGGAAAAAACCGGGTAAAGCCTATCACAAAATTATCAACGCGCATATTTATGAAGACCAACTTGAGCTAATGAAAAATGTGCAATTAAAACGTGAGCCATTCCCACTGCCACAACTGGAAATTAACCCAGATATTAAAACCCTTGAAGATCTAGAAACTTGGGTCACAATGGATGACTTCAAAGTGACTGGCTACCAATGCCACGAGCCAATTAAGTATCCATTCTCTGTTTAA
- the lgt gene encoding prolipoprotein diacylglyceryl transferase: protein MEYNYITFPQFDPVIFEIGPIGLRWYGLMYLIGFLFARWLAVKRISQTGSSWTTEQVDNLLFNGFMGVFLGGRIGYVFFYQFEYFLQDPAYLFRIWEGGMSFHGGLIGVILSMIITSKLQKRSFWQTADFVAPLIPFGLGMGRIGNFINDELWGRVTDVPWAVLFPSGGYLPRHPSQLYEAILEGAVLFFILNWYIKKPRATGATAGLFLLVYGIFRFIVEFFREPDAQLGLYFGQQISMGQILSLPMIIIGACIMLYAYKSALKKR from the coding sequence ATGGAATACAACTATATAACATTTCCGCAATTTGACCCTGTCATATTTGAAATAGGCCCTATAGGTTTACGTTGGTATGGCTTAATGTACCTTATTGGATTCTTGTTTGCTCGTTGGCTAGCTGTAAAACGGATTAGTCAAACCGGAAGCAGTTGGACAACTGAACAGGTGGACAACCTACTATTTAACGGTTTTATGGGGGTATTTTTAGGTGGGCGTATTGGCTATGTCTTTTTCTATCAATTCGAATACTTTCTACAAGACCCTGCTTATTTATTCCGTATTTGGGAAGGAGGTATGTCCTTTCATGGAGGTTTAATCGGTGTAATTTTATCTATGATTATTACCTCTAAACTTCAAAAAAGAAGTTTCTGGCAAACGGCTGATTTTGTTGCACCACTTATTCCATTTGGTTTAGGTATGGGACGCATTGGTAATTTTATTAACGACGAACTTTGGGGACGTGTAACTGATGTACCTTGGGCAGTATTATTCCCATCTGGGGGCTATTTACCTCGTCATCCTTCACAATTATATGAAGCTATATTAGAAGGCGCTGTTTTATTCTTTATCCTAAATTGGTATATTAAAAAACCTCGTGCGACAGGAGCAACCGCAGGCTTATTCTTACTAGTTTATGGCATTTTCCGCTTTATTGTTGAATTCTTCCGTGAGCCTGATGCGCAATTAGGTTTATATTTCGGCCAACAAATTTCAATGGGACAAATTCTTTCATTGCCAATGATCATTATTGGTGCATGTATTATGCTTTATGCATACAAAAGTGCGCTGAAAAAAAGGTAA
- a CDS encoding sulfite exporter TauE/SafE family protein, which yields MLTFLVVCLILGAIIGFLAGLFGIGGGLIIVPMLVYLLPMVGVPDPLLMSTALGTSFATIVVTSFSSAHRHHQLGNIVWSAVKVLVPTVMITTFICGLFISKLDKAIASKVFSCLVIYLAIKMLLSIKPNTITKPLTTLSSVIGGVLIGIASCAAGIGGGGFIVPFLNSRGIEMKKAIGSSAFCGTLLGLSGMLSFMLSGWNMPNMPEYSVGYVYLPAVVGITLTSFFTSKIGATATTKVPVSTLKRYFACLLILIAINMFLK from the coding sequence ATGTTAACTTTTTTAGTTGTCTGCCTCATATTAGGTGCGATTATTGGTTTTTTAGCTGGCTTATTTGGAATTGGCGGAGGTCTAATCATTGTACCAATGCTAGTTTATCTACTTCCTATGGTGGGAGTGCCTGATCCTCTATTGATGTCTACTGCATTAGGGACATCTTTTGCAACTATTGTCGTGACAAGTTTCTCCTCAGCCCATCGTCATCACCAACTAGGTAATATTGTATGGTCAGCAGTAAAAGTCCTTGTTCCTACCGTTATGATAACCACCTTTATCTGTGGTCTTTTTATCAGTAAACTAGATAAGGCTATTGCAAGTAAAGTTTTCTCCTGTTTAGTTATCTACTTAGCAATTAAGATGCTACTTTCAATCAAACCAAACACTATCACTAAACCGTTAACAACGTTGTCATCTGTAATCGGTGGAGTGCTCATTGGTATTGCATCTTGTGCTGCAGGAATCGGTGGTGGCGGCTTTATCGTGCCGTTCCTAAATTCTCGTGGTATTGAAATGAAAAAAGCCATAGGCTCTTCTGCTTTTTGTGGAACGCTACTCGGATTATCTGGAATGCTTAGTTTTATGCTGAGCGGATGGAACATGCCCAATATGCCTGAGTATTCGGTCGGTTATGTATATCTTCCTGCCGTCGTTGGGATTACATTAACTTCATTTTTTACCTCAAAAATTGGAGCAACTGCAACAACTAAAGTTCCAGTATCAACATTAAAACGTTACTTCGCTTGTTTATTAATTCTTATTGCTATCAATATGTTTTTAAAATAA
- the rppH gene encoding RNA pyrophosphohydrolase yields MIDFDGYRPNVGIVICNSKRQVLWAKRYGQNSWQFPQGGINDNESAEQAMYRELFEEVGLTPKDVKILYTSKHWLRYKLPKRLLRYDSKPICIGQKQRWFLLQLVSDEKNIDMQSSKSPEFDGWRWVSFWYPVRQVVSFKKEVYRRAMKEFATILFNSHNKEYISSIKHIENEIKPHNSNKKSSYISKYSKRTYHKSRV; encoded by the coding sequence GTGATCGATTTCGATGGCTACCGTCCAAATGTGGGTATCGTCATTTGTAATAGCAAAAGACAAGTACTCTGGGCAAAAAGGTACGGACAAAATTCTTGGCAATTTCCTCAAGGTGGAATTAACGATAATGAAAGTGCTGAACAAGCAATGTATCGTGAACTATTCGAAGAAGTTGGCTTAACACCCAAAGATGTCAAAATTTTATACACATCAAAGCATTGGCTGCGCTACAAATTACCTAAACGCTTATTACGTTACGATAGTAAACCCATTTGTATTGGTCAAAAACAACGTTGGTTCTTGCTCCAACTGGTTTCCGATGAAAAAAATATCGATATGCAATCAAGCAAATCACCTGAATTTGATGGTTGGCGCTGGGTGAGCTTTTGGTACCCTGTTAGACAAGTTGTTTCATTTAAAAAAGAAGTTTACCGTAGAGCAATGAAAGAATTTGCGACTATTCTCTTTAATAGCCACAATAAAGAATATATTTCATCTATAAAACACATTGAGAATGAAATAAAACCTCATAATTCAAATAAAAAATCATCTTATATATCTAAATATTCAAAACGAACTTATCATAAATCAAGGGTTTGA
- the ampD gene encoding 1,6-anhydro-N-acetylmuramyl-L-alanine amidase AmpD — MQKPLFNITQGWLDNTKKVVSPHYDQRPVPQEISLLIIHYISLPPEQFGGPYIDQFFQGKLEPTTHPYFEEIKDLRVSAHCLINREGEITQYVNFNDRAWHAGLSQFEGREKCNDFSIGIELEGSNEQPFTEKQYRALTQLTKSLIHFYPQITKQRIVGHCDVSPGRKIDPGQYFDWLKYLNSLK, encoded by the coding sequence ATGCAAAAACCACTATTTAATATCACTCAAGGTTGGTTAGATAACACTAAGAAAGTCGTATCACCACATTATGACCAACGCCCTGTTCCACAAGAGATTTCACTGCTCATTATTCACTATATTAGCCTTCCTCCTGAACAATTCGGAGGCCCTTACATTGATCAATTTTTCCAAGGAAAGCTCGAGCCAACTACACATCCTTATTTTGAAGAAATTAAAGACTTACGAGTCTCTGCTCATTGCTTAATTAACCGTGAAGGGGAGATCACTCAATATGTTAATTTTAACGATCGTGCTTGGCACGCAGGATTGTCTCAGTTTGAAGGAAGAGAAAAATGTAATGATTTTTCGATTGGTATTGAACTAGAGGGCAGCAATGAGCAGCCTTTTACTGAAAAACAATATCGTGCTTTAACACAACTTACAAAAAGCCTGATACATTTTTATCCTCAAATCACGAAACAGCGTATCGTTGGACATTGTGACGTATCGCCGGGACGCAAAATCGACCCTGGTCAATATTTTGATTGGCTAAAATACCTAAATTCCCTCAAATAA
- the ppdD gene encoding prepilin peptidase-dependent pilin has translation MKQRISIQKGFTLIELMIVIAIVAVLATIAIPSYQNYTKKAAISELLQAADPYRAEVELCIYNTGAKASCDAGTNGIQASHNTGKKYLKSIDVADGVITVTGQNALDKVSYTLTPSGDVTQGVSWQASCGTHSELFPAGFCS, from the coding sequence ATGAAACAACGTATTTCAATTCAAAAAGGATTTACTTTAATTGAACTTATGATTGTGATTGCTATTGTTGCTGTATTAGCGACTATTGCAATTCCATCGTACCAAAATTATACCAAAAAAGCGGCAATTTCAGAATTGCTTCAAGCAGCAGATCCTTATCGAGCAGAGGTTGAGCTGTGTATTTACAACACTGGTGCTAAGGCTAGCTGTGATGCAGGAACAAATGGTATTCAAGCCTCCCATAATACAGGTAAAAAGTATCTAAAATCGATTGATGTAGCAGATGGTGTGATCACTGTCACTGGACAAAATGCATTAGATAAAGTCTCTTATACTTTAACTCCATCAGGAGATGTTACTCAAGGTGTTTCCTGGCAAGCAAGTTGTGGTACTCATTCTGAGCTCTTTCCTGCTGGATTTTGTTCATAA
- a CDS encoding GspE/PulE family protein: protein MFSQRNFTLIAKNGETFEITTDLWQRNQQQQAILLRYFALPLKEDERVLWLGVDSFANVSACETFSFLMGKIVEPVLLHSSDLKSSLQQLSPQSLQVEESTEFVYQPQLTEISLQQEEQDEPVIQVLNDLFEQALQKNASDIHIEPQKQKLQIRFRIDGVLQLQANLALTFSMRLVSRLKLLAKLDISEMRLPQDGRFQFKTRFSDILDFRLSTLPTYFGEKAVLRLQQNTPIDFSFADLGMNAEQQIRFQNALNQPQGLILVTGPTGSGKSISLYTALQWLNSQEKHIMTAEDPIEIEVEGIIQTQINPQIGLDFSRLLRTFLRQDPDIIMLGEIRDEESAAMALRAAQTGHLVLSTLHTNDAQSSIARLKQLGIQQYEIENSLLLVIAQRLVRKLCKKCDQDNLGSCDCYQGYAGRIGVYQLLYPKIKGHFQTDFATLRSSALEKVEQGLTDEMEVNRVLGSE, encoded by the coding sequence ATGTTTTCTCAACGTAATTTTACGCTGATTGCAAAGAATGGTGAAACTTTTGAGATCACTACTGATTTATGGCAACGCAATCAGCAACAACAAGCCATATTGCTACGTTACTTTGCATTGCCGCTAAAAGAAGATGAGCGTGTTTTATGGCTTGGTGTGGATTCCTTTGCCAATGTATCTGCTTGTGAAACGTTTTCCTTTTTGATGGGAAAAATTGTTGAACCCGTGTTATTACATTCTTCGGATCTAAAAAGTTCTTTACAGCAACTATCTCCACAAAGTTTACAAGTAGAAGAAAGTACAGAGTTTGTTTATCAGCCACAATTAACGGAGATTTCTTTACAACAAGAGGAGCAAGATGAACCCGTCATTCAGGTCTTAAATGATCTGTTTGAGCAAGCATTGCAGAAAAATGCTTCTGATATTCATATTGAGCCACAAAAACAAAAATTACAGATCCGTTTTCGTATTGATGGTGTTTTACAACTACAAGCGAATCTTGCTTTAACTTTTTCTATGCGGCTGGTTTCTCGTTTAAAGCTGTTGGCTAAATTAGATATTAGCGAAATGCGTTTACCTCAAGATGGACGTTTTCAATTTAAAACGCGCTTTTCTGACATATTGGATTTTCGTTTGTCTACCTTGCCTACTTATTTTGGTGAGAAAGCAGTGTTGCGTTTACAGCAAAATACGCCAATAGATTTTAGTTTTGCTGATTTAGGAATGAATGCGGAGCAGCAAATTCGTTTTCAAAATGCACTAAATCAACCACAGGGATTAATTTTAGTGACAGGTCCTACAGGGAGTGGGAAAAGTATTTCACTTTATACTGCACTTCAATGGTTAAATTCACAAGAAAAACATATTATGACCGCAGAGGATCCTATAGAAATTGAAGTTGAAGGAATTATCCAAACACAAATCAACCCACAAATTGGGCTCGATTTTAGCCGTTTATTACGAACTTTCTTACGTCAAGATCCGGACATTATTATGCTTGGTGAAATTCGAGATGAAGAAAGTGCTGCAATGGCATTGCGTGCTGCACAAACTGGACATTTGGTGCTTTCGACATTACATACAAATGATGCGCAAAGTTCGATTGCCCGCTTAAAACAATTAGGAATTCAGCAATATGAAATTGAAAATAGCTTGTTACTGGTAATTGCACAGCGGTTAGTTCGGAAATTATGTAAGAAATGTGATCAAGATAATCTGGGAAGTTGTGATTGTTATCAAGGCTATGCTGGGCGTATAGGTGTTTATCAATTGCTTTATCCTAAAATAAAAGGGCACTTCCAAACAGATTTTGCCACATTACGTAGTAGTGCTTTAGAAAAAGTTGAGCAAGGGCTGACGGATGAAATGGAAGTCAATCGTGTATTAGGAAGTGAATAA
- a CDS encoding type II secretion system F family protein, whose protein sequence is MAELKMYRWKAKNRLQQKQKGMLVAENEIMAQQMLFERGFVQIKLQQNWQFSTHPKQAELCDLFTLLATLLQSTLPLKEALQALLQNTTNIQLNQWLRNLLMQLESGVAFSVALASLGSYMNYQELQLIKVGEMTGRLAQVCQQIAQYRQQSLVLQRKVQKIMLYPSIIVGISLLLTLMLLLFIVPEFAVMYQNQKLPVFTELLFNLSGWLSDNGFLLIILTVLISFGTTYYCRHSKQLQQQKERFISVFPLLKDIRQKHRLIRFCTNLHLMLASGIPLHKALQSFLPQQHFGVRSGLQDDPILSNEVRWILQEISQGYAFSEAASSSLFPYDAQQMLQIGEKSGQFVVMLQNIAEVYQKKLEHQLDLLSQLLEPFLMLIIGGLIGLIMLGMYLPIFNMGAIVQ, encoded by the coding sequence ATGGCAGAGTTAAAGATGTATCGTTGGAAAGCCAAAAATCGTTTACAACAAAAACAGAAAGGAATGTTAGTGGCTGAAAATGAAATTATGGCGCAGCAAATGCTGTTTGAGCGGGGCTTTGTTCAGATCAAATTACAACAAAACTGGCAGTTTTCAACGCATCCTAAACAAGCTGAACTTTGTGATTTATTTACACTGCTAGCCACTTTACTACAGTCCACATTACCACTGAAAGAGGCGCTACAAGCTTTGCTACAAAACACAACTAATATTCAACTCAATCAATGGCTTAGAAACTTATTAATGCAATTGGAAAGCGGTGTTGCTTTTTCTGTGGCCTTGGCTTCACTCGGATCTTATATGAATTATCAAGAATTACAGTTGATTAAAGTAGGAGAAATGACTGGTCGTTTGGCGCAAGTTTGTCAACAAATCGCACAATATCGGCAACAATCTTTGGTTTTGCAACGTAAAGTACAAAAAATTATGCTGTATCCAAGTATTATTGTTGGGATTTCTCTTTTGCTCACATTGATGCTTTTACTGTTTATCGTGCCAGAATTTGCTGTAATGTATCAAAATCAAAAACTGCCTGTTTTTACTGAACTGTTATTTAATTTATCTGGATGGCTAAGTGATAATGGTTTTTTATTAATTATTCTGACCGTATTAATTAGCTTTGGCACAACGTATTACTGTCGGCACTCTAAGCAACTTCAACAACAAAAAGAGCGTTTCATTTCTGTATTTCCTTTACTTAAAGACATTCGCCAGAAGCATCGTTTAATTCGTTTTTGTACCAATTTGCATTTAATGCTTGCTTCAGGGATACCATTGCACAAAGCTTTACAGTCTTTTTTACCTCAACAACATTTCGGAGTGAGAAGTGGATTACAAGATGATCCTATATTAAGCAATGAAGTGCGGTGGATTTTACAAGAAATTTCTCAAGGGTATGCTTTTTCAGAGGCTGCTAGTTCCTCATTGTTCCCTTATGATGCGCAACAAATGCTACAAATTGGTGAGAAAAGTGGGCAATTTGTTGTGATGTTACAAAATATTGCAGAGGTATATCAGAAGAAACTAGAACATCAATTAGATTTGCTATCTCAACTGTTAGAGCCATTTTTAATGTTAATTATCGGCGGATTAATTGGGCTAATTATGCTCGGAATGTATTTACCGATTTTTAATATGGGAGCTATTGTGCAATGA